One window of Nymphaea colorata isolate Beijing-Zhang1983 chromosome 1, ASM883128v2, whole genome shotgun sequence genomic DNA carries:
- the LOC116257508 gene encoding single myb histone 4 isoform X1: MGAPKQKWTSEEEEALRAGVDKHGPGKWRTIQKDPEFGRWLSARSNIDLKDKWRNMSVSASGHGSREKSRTPKLKLNPSIPSSSITVNVKAPAPSTTKVADSKSLNDGKNSATRYSAMIIEALSAIRDPSGTDIGAIACFIEQRHEVPSNFRRLLGPKLRRLAGQEKIEKVHNGYRLTSSSLGMRTPTPKQTDPHRRAKLQQSLGSSGSEVKETAISIAYKIADAETKSLLAYRAIVEAERVQRLAEKTDAMLQLAKEFYEQCRVPGAKLSSWLDPCLLNSLL, encoded by the exons ATGGGGGCCCCCAAGCAGAAATGGACGTCGGAGGAAGAGGAGGCGCTCAGGGCAGGCGTCGACAAGCATGGGCCCGGCAAGTGGCGCACGATCCAGAAGGACCCAGAGTTCGGCCGCTGGCTCTCTGCTCGCTCCAACATCGACCTGAAG GACAAATGGAGGAATATGAGTGTCAGTGCTAGTGGTCATGGATcaagagaaaaatcaaggacTCCAAAGCTTAAGTTAAATCCTAGCATTCCTTCCTCATCTATTACAGTGAATGTCAAGGCCCCTGCCCCATCAACCACAAAGGTTGCTGATTCAAAAAGCTTGAACGATGGAAAAAACTCAGCCACAAG GTACAGTGCCATGATAATTGAGGCCCTTTCAGCTATCCGTGATCCTAGTGGAACAGATATTGGAGCTATTGCATGCTTTATTGAG CAAAGGCATGAAGTGCCATCAAATTTTAGAAGGCTGTTAGGTCCGAAGTTAAGACGGCTTGCTGGGCAGGAGAAAATTGAAAAG GTTCACAACGGATACAGACTTACAAGTTCTTCACTTGGTATGAGAACACCCACCCCCAAACAGACAGATCCACATCGGCGTGCAAAACTGCAACAGAGTCTAGGCTCATCGGGCAGTGAGGTCAAGGAGACTGCGATCTCCATAGCCTACAAGATTGCTGATGCTGAAACCAAATCGCTTTTGGCATACCGAGCTATAGTGGAGGCAGAGCGTGTTCAGAGGCTAGCTGAAAAGACAGATGCTATGTTGCAGTTGGCAAAAGAATTCTATGAGCAATGTAGG GTTCCCGGGGCAAAGTTGTCGTCATGGCTTGATCCATGTCTCCTCAACTCTTTGCTGTGA
- the LOC116257508 gene encoding single myb histone 4 isoform X2: protein MGAPKQKWTSEEEEALRAGVDKHGPGKWRTIQKDPEFGRWLSARSNIDLKDKWRNMSVSASGHGSREKSRTPKLKLNPSIPSSSITVNVKAPAPSTTKVADSKSLNDGKNSATRYSAMIIEALSAIRDPSGTDIGAIACFIEQRHEVPSNFRRLLGPKLRRLAGQEKIEKVHNGYRLTSSSLGMRTPTPKQTDPHRRAKLQQSLGSSGSEVKETAISIAYKIADAETKSLLAYRAIVEAERVQRLAEKTDAMLQLAKEFYEQCSRGKVVVMA from the exons ATGGGGGCCCCCAAGCAGAAATGGACGTCGGAGGAAGAGGAGGCGCTCAGGGCAGGCGTCGACAAGCATGGGCCCGGCAAGTGGCGCACGATCCAGAAGGACCCAGAGTTCGGCCGCTGGCTCTCTGCTCGCTCCAACATCGACCTGAAG GACAAATGGAGGAATATGAGTGTCAGTGCTAGTGGTCATGGATcaagagaaaaatcaaggacTCCAAAGCTTAAGTTAAATCCTAGCATTCCTTCCTCATCTATTACAGTGAATGTCAAGGCCCCTGCCCCATCAACCACAAAGGTTGCTGATTCAAAAAGCTTGAACGATGGAAAAAACTCAGCCACAAG GTACAGTGCCATGATAATTGAGGCCCTTTCAGCTATCCGTGATCCTAGTGGAACAGATATTGGAGCTATTGCATGCTTTATTGAG CAAAGGCATGAAGTGCCATCAAATTTTAGAAGGCTGTTAGGTCCGAAGTTAAGACGGCTTGCTGGGCAGGAGAAAATTGAAAAG GTTCACAACGGATACAGACTTACAAGTTCTTCACTTGGTATGAGAACACCCACCCCCAAACAGACAGATCCACATCGGCGTGCAAAACTGCAACAGAGTCTAGGCTCATCGGGCAGTGAGGTCAAGGAGACTGCGATCTCCATAGCCTACAAGATTGCTGATGCTGAAACCAAATCGCTTTTGGCATACCGAGCTATAGTGGAGGCAGAGCGTGTTCAGAGGCTAGCTGAAAAGACAGATGCTATGTTGCAGTTGGCAAAAGAATTCTATGAGCAAT GTTCCCGGGGCAAAGTTGTCGTCATGGCTTGA
- the LOC116245537 gene encoding mitochondrial dicarboxylate/tricarboxylate transporter DTC-like codes for MGEAKPKSGVWQGVKPFVNGGMSGMLATCVIQPIDMIKVRIQLGQGSGLHVAKTMLREEGMGAFYKGLSAGLLRQATYTTARLGSFRVLTNKAVAANDGKPLPLYQKALCGLTAGAIGACVGSPADLALIRMQADATLPVAQRRNYTNAFHALYRIVSDEGVLALWKGAGPTVVRAMALNMGMLASYDQSVEFFRDNLGFSEVSTVIGASAVSGFFASACSLPFDYVKTQIQKMQPDATGKYPYTGSFDCAMKTLKSGGPFKFYTGFPVYCVRIAPHVMMTWIFLNQIQKFEKTIGL; via the exons atggGAGAAGCGAAGCCCAAATCCGGAGTCTGGCAGGGCGTGAAGCCGTTCGTGAATGGAGGGATGTCGGGGATGCTGGCCACCTGCGTCATTCAACCGATCGATATGATCAAG GTCAGAATCCAATTGGGTCAAGGATCAGGGCTTCATGTTGCGAAGACTATGCTGCGAGAAGAGGGTATGGGTGCTTTCTACAAG GGGTTGTCAGCAGGATTACTGAGACAAGCTACTTACACCACAGCGCGGCTTGGCTCTTTCAG GGTTTTGACAAACAAAGCTGTTGCAGCTAATGACGGGAAGCCCCTTCCACTTTATCAAAAAGCTCTTTGTGGGCTTACAGCTGGAGCAATTGGTGCATGTGTTGGCAGTCCAGCTGATTTGGCACTTATCCGCATGCAAGCTGATGCTACCTTGCCAGTTGCTCAACGCCGAAACTACACAAATGCTTTTCATGCTCTGTACCGTATTGTTAGTGATGAAGGTGTTCTGGCCCTCTGGAAAGGAGCAGGTCCCACTGTTGTGAGGGCCATGGCTTTGAATATGGGCATGCTTGCCTCTTATGATCAGAGTGTtgaatttttcagggataaccTTGGGTTCTCAGAAGTTAGCACTGTGATTG GGGCAAGTGCTGTTTCTGGGTTTTTTGCATCTGCTTGCAGTCTGCCTTTTGACTATGTGAAAACCCAAATACAGAAAATGCAGCCTGATGCTACTGGGAAGTATCCATATACTGGTTCTTTTGATTGTGCAATGAAAACTTTAAAGTCTGGAGGACCTTTCAAGTTTTACACTGGATTTCCTGTTTACTGTGTTCGAATTGCACCACATGTGATG ATGACGTGGATATTCTTGAACCAAATCCAGAAATTCGAGAAGACTATTGGGTTGTAA
- the LOC116246041 gene encoding uncharacterized protein LOC116246041 → MSSGAPSSDHHTCIPLPAKSGISSPINEADFPQAPIYIVTHASQLPSAFLEPCVDSQLIIGFDCEGADLCRTGALCVMQLAFKDAIYLVDAIEGGELLIQACKPALESSYVKKVVHDCKRDSEALYFQFGIKLQNVMDTQIAYTLIEEQEGRKRSPDDYISFVSLLADPRYCGISYHEKQEVRNLLRKDPAFWSYRPLTEMMIRGAADDVRFLLYIYHKMMEKLNEQSLWQLEVRGALYCRCFCISDNDFADWPALPSIPDNLLTEGNVPEGEILSVISVPFGKMGRIIGRRGASILSIKQCCNAEILIGGDKGPPDKIFVIGSVKEVRKAEAIIRGRMLD, encoded by the exons ATGTCTTCCGGAGCTCCCTCCTCCGACCACCATACTTGTATCCCTCTTCCTGCAAAATCTG GTATCAGCAGTCCAATCAATGAGGCTGATTTCCCACAAGCTCCCATTTACATAGTTACTCATGCGTCTCAACTCCCTTCTGCGTTTTTGGAGCCCTGCGTGGATAGTCAACTGATCATTGGCTTTGACTGTGAGGGTGCTGATCTTTGTCGGACTGGTGCTCTTTGTGTCATGCAG CTTGCATTTAAAGATGCTATATACTTGGTGGATGCTATTGAAGGAGGGGAGCTGCTTATTCAAGCTTGTAAGCCTGCTCTTGAATCAAGTTATGTCAAAAAAGTTGTTCATGACTGCAAACGGGATAGTGAG GCACTGTATTTTCAGTTTGGCATTAAATTGCAAAATGTGATGGATACCCAG ATTGCCTATACCCTGATAGAGGAACAAGAAGGAAGGAAGCGGTCCCCTGATGACTACATTTCCTTTGTGAGCTTGCTTGCAGATCCCCGCTATTGTG GTATATCATACCATGAGAAACAAGAAGTGCGCAACCTTCTTCGAAAG gACCCTGCATTCTGGAGTTACAGACCATTAACAGAGATGATGATCCGTGGTGCTGCTGATGATGTTCGTTTTCTTCTTTACATCTATCACAAGATGATGGAAAAGTTGAATGAGCAATCCTTATGGCAGCTTGAAGTGCGTGGTGCTCTATATTGCCGTTGCTTCTGTATCAGCGATAATGATTTTGCAGATTGGCCAGCTCTTCCTTCTATTCCAG ATAACCTACTTACTGAGGGCAATGTTCCTGAGGGCGAGATTCTCTCTGTTATAAGTGTACCTTTCGGCAAAATGGGGCGGATTATTGGAAGACGAGGGGCATCTATTCTCTCTATCAAACAGTGTTGCAA TGCGGAGATTTTAATTGGAGGTGACAAAGGGCCGCCAGACAAG ATTTTTGTGATAGGGTCTGTGAAGGAGGTGCGGAAAGCAGAAGCCATCATTCGTGGCCGGATGTTGGACTAA